From the Rhodoferax sp. WC2427 genome, one window contains:
- a CDS encoding GntR family transcriptional regulator yields MESTTTNTNTIVEALTKAIVEHRLHPGTKLAEQKLADHFGVSRTLVRQALFQLSQNRLIRLEPARGAFVAAPSVAEARQVFAVRRMLEAELVRALVRDISPSKIKALKEQAVIEKAALKDKDLTNRTEVLGNFHIRMAELLDNDVLVQMMVELLSRCSLITLMYQTDNPTDHTCDDHDELIKALAAKDEALAVRLIDEHLHNLESNLTFDRKIPSNDIAMALA; encoded by the coding sequence ATGGAATCCACCACGACCAATACCAATACGATCGTCGAAGCCCTGACTAAGGCGATTGTTGAGCACCGGCTCCACCCCGGTACCAAGCTGGCTGAACAAAAGCTGGCCGACCATTTTGGTGTATCACGCACCTTGGTCCGGCAAGCCTTGTTCCAGCTGTCCCAAAACCGCCTGATCCGTCTGGAGCCCGCGCGCGGGGCCTTTGTGGCCGCCCCGTCGGTCGCCGAGGCGCGACAGGTCTTTGCGGTACGCCGCATGCTGGAGGCCGAATTGGTGCGCGCCCTGGTGCGCGACATCAGCCCAAGCAAAATCAAGGCCCTCAAAGAGCAGGCGGTGATTGAAAAGGCGGCGTTGAAAGACAAAGACCTCACCAACCGCACCGAAGTGTTGGGTAATTTCCACATCCGCATGGCCGAGTTGCTGGACAACGACGTGCTGGTGCAAATGATGGTGGAACTGCTGTCGCGCTGCTCGCTCATCACCCTGATGTACCAGACCGACAACCCCACTGACCACACCTGCGACGACCACGACGAGCTCATCAAAGCCCTGGCCGCCAAAGACGAAGCCCTGGCCGTGCGCCTGATCGACGAGCATTTGCACAACCTCGAGTCCAACCTGACGTTCGACCGCAAAATTCCCAGCAACGACATCGCCATGGCGCTGGCCTGA
- the folE gene encoding GTP cyclohydrolase I codes for MKTPDAINAVALADARDGEGTPVSVKIRERLLAARKRFNANDNISDFIQPGELDLLLDEVTDKMQGVLSSMVIDTDRDHNTNNTARRVAKMYLKEVFQGRYVAPPNITEFPNAEHLNELMIVGPITVRSACSHHLCPVIGMIWIGVLPNEHTNVIGLSKYARLAEWIMGRPQIQEEAVVQLADLIQEKTQPDGLAIVMEASHYCMGWRGVKDMDSKMINSVMRGAFLKDPNLRREFLSLIPRKS; via the coding sequence ATGAAAACACCCGACGCTATTAATGCTGTTGCGCTGGCCGATGCCCGCGACGGCGAAGGCACGCCTGTGTCTGTCAAGATCCGCGAACGTCTGCTGGCCGCGCGCAAACGGTTCAACGCCAACGACAACATATCGGACTTCATCCAGCCCGGTGAGCTCGATCTTCTGCTCGACGAAGTGACCGACAAAATGCAGGGCGTGCTCAGCAGCATGGTGATCGACACCGACCGCGACCACAACACCAACAACACCGCACGCCGGGTGGCCAAGATGTACCTGAAAGAGGTGTTCCAGGGCCGCTACGTGGCACCGCCCAACATCACCGAATTCCCCAACGCCGAGCACCTGAACGAGCTGATGATTGTCGGCCCCATCACCGTGCGCAGTGCCTGTTCGCACCACCTGTGCCCGGTCATCGGCATGATCTGGATCGGTGTACTGCCCAACGAGCACACCAATGTGATTGGTCTGTCCAAGTACGCGCGCCTGGCCGAATGGATCATGGGCCGCCCGCAGATCCAGGAAGAGGCCGTGGTGCAACTGGCCGACCTGATCCAAGAAAAAACCCAGCCCGACGGCCTGGCCATCGTGATGGAGGCCAGCCACTACTGCATGGGCTGGCGCGGCGTGAAAGACATGGACAGCAAGATGATCAACTCGGTGATGCGCGGGGCCTTCCTGAAGGACCCGAACCTGCGCCGCGAATTTTTGTCCCTCATTCCCAGAAAGAGCTAA
- the uraH gene encoding hydroxyisourate hydrolase: MGLSTHVLDTMHGRPAAGMAVELYATQGGESTLIKRFVTNADGRSEGLLLDTASLHVGTYRLTFDVEGYFKAHGVTLPTPNFLHRVSLDFGIADPGQHYHVPLLVSPWSYSTYRGS, translated from the coding sequence ATGGGATTAAGCACACACGTTTTGGATACTATGCATGGCCGCCCGGCTGCTGGTATGGCGGTGGAACTTTACGCCACCCAGGGGGGCGAAAGCACTTTGATCAAGCGTTTCGTCACCAACGCGGATGGCCGCAGCGAGGGCCTTTTGCTCGACACCGCGAGTCTGCACGTCGGAACCTACAGGCTCACGTTTGACGTAGAAGGGTACTTTAAGGCCCACGGCGTGACTTTGCCCACCCCCAATTTCTTACACCGCGTGAGCCTGGACTTTGGTATTGCTGATCCCGGCCAGCACTACCATGTGCCGCTGCTGGTCAGCCCCTGGAGCTACTCCACCTACCGTGGCAGTTGA
- a CDS encoding EamA family transporter: MSLFALCLVLLAGLIHASWNIAAKKAGGDARFAVFSGLVGLVAWSPVAVWLGLDEVPRWNATQWGMLVLSACVHALYFVVLLRGYRKADLTVVYPLARGLGPLLSSLVAVLLLGERLSVWGALGLAGVVLGVFLIAGGPALWRGPRDPVHAARLRAGLRYGALTGMCIACYTVADGYTVKVLLVSPIMFDYASNVLRMGLMGSTVLRDLPAARLLWQQQWRYALVVGILSPVSYVLVLYAVQTAPLSHVAPAREVSMLFAALLGGHLLGEGQRGIRLLGAGCIALGVVALALG, translated from the coding sequence ATGTCCCTTTTTGCCCTGTGTCTGGTGCTGTTGGCGGGACTGATCCACGCCAGTTGGAACATTGCCGCCAAAAAAGCCGGGGGTGATGCGCGCTTTGCCGTGTTCTCCGGGCTGGTGGGGCTGGTCGCGTGGTCCCCGGTCGCTGTCTGGCTGGGTCTGGACGAAGTGCCGCGCTGGAATGCCACCCAATGGGGCATGCTGGTCCTCAGCGCCTGCGTGCACGCCCTGTATTTTGTGGTGCTGCTGCGCGGCTACCGCAAGGCCGACCTCACCGTGGTCTACCCGCTGGCGCGCGGCCTGGGGCCGCTGCTGTCGTCCCTGGTGGCCGTGTTGCTGCTGGGCGAACGGCTCAGCGTCTGGGGGGCGCTGGGCCTGGCAGGCGTCGTGCTGGGCGTGTTTTTGATCGCCGGGGGCCCCGCCCTGTGGCGCGGCCCGCGTGACCCGGTGCACGCCGCCCGTTTGCGTGCAGGCTTGCGCTATGGCGCGCTCACCGGCATGTGCATCGCCTGCTACACCGTGGCCGACGGCTATACGGTCAAGGTGCTGCTGGTCTCGCCCATCATGTTCGACTACGCCAGCAATGTCCTGCGCATGGGCCTGATGGGCTCCACGGTGCTGCGCGATCTGCCCGCGGCCCGGCTGCTGTGGCAGCAGCAATGGCGCTACGCGCTGGTGGTGGGCATCCTGAGCCCGGTGTCGTATGTGCTGGTGCTGTATGCCGTGCAAACCGCACCCCTGTCCCATGTGGCTCCGGCGCGCGAGGTGTCGATGCTGTTTGCCGCGCTGCTGGGCGGGCATTTGCTGGGCGAGGGGCAGCGTGGCATCCGGCTGCTGGGGGCGGGTTGCATTGCGCTGGGTGTGGTGGCGCTGGCGCTGGGTTAG
- the uraD gene encoding 2-oxo-4-hydroxy-4-carboxy-5-ureidoimidazoline decarboxylase → MPLTLAFLNTAPQHEVLQQLPGLYEHSPWIAEKALAARPFASLAAFKYAMVQVLAEAGVQAQLGLIRAHPELAGKAAEPLTTESSHEQNQAGLTRCTPQELAQLQQLNADYGRKFGFPFILAVRGPRGTGLRKQEIIDTFVRRLRNPADFEHAEALRNIHRIVEIRLNDAFGTHPTQGNVVWDWQEALSVHTDPGYAELDQLTVTYLTDAHRACAAQIAQGMRDCGFDTVQIDAVGNVVGRYLAATPDAKTLLTGSHYDTVRNGGKYDGRLGIFVPMACVQALAQQGKRLPFHFEVVGFAEEEGQRYKATFLGSGALIGHFNPDWLDQTDVDGVSMREAMAHAGLNASDIPALQRTPDDYLGFVEVHIEQGPVLNELDIPLGIVTSINGSVRYTGEVLGVACHAGTTPMNRRRDAATAVAELALYVEQRAGQDGDSVGTVGILQVPNGSINVVPGQCNFSLDLRAPHNAQRDALAHDVLAQLQAICDRRGLRYTLEETMRAAAAPSAPAWQQRWEAAVESLGVPLYRMASGAGHDAMKLHEVMPQAMLFVRGQNAGISHNPLECSTADDMQLAVDAFAHLLNHLSPT, encoded by the coding sequence ATGCCCCTGACGCTCGCTTTCCTCAACACCGCTCCCCAGCACGAGGTACTGCAGCAGCTGCCCGGCCTGTACGAGCACTCCCCCTGGATCGCAGAAAAAGCCCTGGCTGCGCGGCCCTTTGCCTCGCTGGCGGCTTTCAAGTACGCCATGGTGCAGGTACTGGCCGAGGCCGGTGTGCAGGCCCAGCTGGGCCTGATCCGCGCCCACCCCGAGCTGGCGGGCAAAGCCGCCGAGCCGCTCACCACCGAGTCCAGCCATGAGCAAAACCAGGCGGGCCTGACGCGCTGCACGCCGCAAGAGCTGGCCCAGCTGCAACAGCTCAACGCCGACTACGGCCGCAAGTTCGGCTTTCCGTTCATCCTGGCGGTGCGCGGGCCGCGCGGCACAGGGCTGCGCAAGCAGGAGATCATCGACACCTTTGTGCGCCGCCTGCGCAACCCGGCCGACTTTGAGCATGCCGAGGCGCTGCGCAACATCCACCGCATCGTCGAAATCCGCCTCAACGACGCATTCGGTACCCACCCCACGCAGGGCAATGTGGTGTGGGACTGGCAGGAAGCCTTGAGCGTCCACACCGACCCCGGCTACGCCGAACTGGATCAGCTCACCGTGACCTACCTGACCGACGCGCACCGCGCCTGCGCCGCCCAGATCGCCCAAGGCATGCGCGACTGCGGCTTTGACACCGTACAGATCGACGCCGTGGGCAACGTGGTGGGCCGCTACCTGGCGGCCACGCCCGATGCCAAAACCCTGCTCACCGGCAGCCACTATGACACCGTGCGCAACGGCGGCAAGTACGATGGCCGCCTGGGCATTTTTGTACCCATGGCTTGCGTGCAGGCCTTGGCCCAACAAGGCAAACGCCTGCCCTTCCATTTCGAAGTGGTGGGCTTCGCCGAAGAAGAAGGCCAGCGCTACAAGGCCACATTCCTCGGCTCGGGCGCATTGATCGGCCACTTCAACCCCGACTGGCTGGACCAGACCGATGTGGATGGCGTCAGCATGCGCGAAGCCATGGCCCACGCCGGTCTGAACGCCAGCGACATCCCTGCCCTGCAGCGCACGCCCGACGACTACCTGGGCTTTGTCGAAGTCCACATCGAGCAGGGCCCGGTGCTCAACGAGCTGGATATCCCGCTGGGTATCGTCACCTCCATCAACGGCAGCGTGCGCTATACCGGCGAGGTGCTGGGCGTGGCCTGCCACGCGGGCACCACCCCCATGAACCGCCGCCGCGATGCCGCCACCGCCGTGGCCGAACTGGCGCTGTACGTGGAGCAGCGCGCCGGGCAGGATGGCGATTCGGTTGGCACCGTGGGCATTTTGCAGGTGCCCAACGGCTCTATCAACGTGGTGCCCGGCCAGTGCAACTTCAGCCTGGATCTGCGCGCCCCCCACAACGCCCAGCGCGATGCCCTGGCCCACGACGTACTCGCCCAGTTGCAAGCCATCTGCGACCGCCGGGGCCTGCGCTACACGCTGGAAGAAACCATGCGTGCCGCCGCCGCACCCAGTGCACCCGCATGGCAGCAGCGCTGGGAAGCCGCCGTCGAGTCCCTGGGCGTACCCCTGTACCGCATGGCCAGCGGCGCGGGCCACGATGCCATGAAACTGCACGAGGTCATGCCCCAGGCCATGCTGTTTGTGCGCGGCCAGAACGCCGGTATCAGCCACAACCCGCTGGAATGCAGCACGGCCGACGACATGCAACTGGCCGTGGATGCCTTTGCCCACCTTTTGAACCACCTCTCTCCCACTTAA
- a CDS encoding substrate-binding periplasmic protein, with product MYSFVGKYGCFLLGLLLCHAVRAADDRPECGRPLTLALHVHGVLYSADLDAGIDKDFADALTQRSGCNIQVSVLPRARIWQLIESGALDFSLSGIATEERNTYAAFAWYFSNKYYLLVNKSANVHGLSDFEEQPAMKLGAIRGFRYSTTANRMVDKLAQAGRVSYASGLDPLYQVLALGRIQGMVIEPFDIGDIESKRISDTTQIIEFNDPPVPHGLIISKKSISPAEITKWQAVVQSLRNDGSVLRIFEKYFPPALAREMVVF from the coding sequence ATGTATTCTTTTGTTGGCAAGTATGGGTGCTTTCTGCTGGGACTGTTGCTGTGCCATGCAGTGCGGGCGGCCGACGACCGGCCAGAGTGCGGCAGACCATTGACCCTGGCCCTGCATGTGCATGGCGTGTTGTATTCGGCCGATCTGGATGCGGGCATTGACAAGGACTTTGCCGATGCACTGACCCAGCGCAGTGGCTGCAACATCCAGGTCAGCGTATTGCCGCGGGCACGCATCTGGCAACTGATCGAGTCCGGCGCGCTGGACTTCAGCCTGTCGGGCATTGCGACCGAGGAGCGCAACACCTATGCGGCGTTTGCCTGGTATTTTTCGAACAAATACTACCTGCTGGTCAACAAAAGTGCCAACGTGCATGGGCTGTCTGACTTCGAAGAGCAGCCCGCCATGAAGCTGGGGGCCATCCGGGGTTTTCGTTACAGCACCACGGCCAACCGCATGGTCGACAAACTGGCGCAGGCGGGCCGCGTGAGTTATGCCTCGGGTCTGGATCCGCTGTACCAGGTGCTGGCCCTGGGGCGTATCCAGGGCATGGTCATCGAGCCCTTCGACATTGGCGATATCGAGTCCAAACGGATCAGCGACACCACGCAGATCATCGAATTCAACGATCCACCGGTGCCGCACGGCCTCATCATTTCCAAAAAATCCATTTCGCCCGCCGAAATCACCAAGTGGCAGGCGGTGGTGCAGTCTTTGCGCAATGACGGCTCGGTGCTGCGGATCTTCGAAAAGTACTTTCCGCCCGCGCTGGCCCGCGAGATGGTGGTCTTTTGA
- a CDS encoding nuclear transport factor 2 family protein → MDNINLLNTREDWYAAFFAGDTDFMASVQADSFCVVHASGVQSKWEQLHGISRAVQADMWFPDTAYKQDASLSLQYHGEFAVVSGQSQTLIDDTPHSSVFFSELWRKTPDDWQLMHLHFTPVPEAA, encoded by the coding sequence ATGGACAACATCAATTTACTGAACACCCGCGAAGACTGGTATGCCGCATTTTTCGCCGGTGATACCGACTTCATGGCCAGCGTGCAGGCCGACTCGTTTTGCGTGGTGCATGCCAGTGGCGTGCAATCCAAATGGGAGCAACTGCACGGCATTTCGCGTGCGGTGCAGGCCGATATGTGGTTTCCTGACACGGCCTACAAGCAGGATGCCAGCCTGTCCCTGCAATACCACGGCGAGTTCGCGGTGGTCTCGGGCCAAAGCCAGACCTTGATTGACGACACGCCGCACAGCAGCGTGTTCTTCAGCGAACTGTGGCGCAAAACGCCGGACGACTGGCAGTTGATGCACCTGCACTTCACGCCGGTGCCTGAGGCGGCCTGA
- a CDS encoding DUF429 domain-containing protein: MASTELLGCDFSSSPTARKNIVLAWGRVAKGRVVLQRLERLSSLAAFAAVLAQPRSWVGAFDLPFGLPRELVVSLGWPLEWAACIRHFASLERAQIRSLFAAFCDARPVGGKFAHRACDFLAGSSPSMKWVNPPVAYMLHAGVPLLLDAGVDFPGLHAGDPQRVALEAYPGLLAREVLDGWTPVAQGTGRRSYKSDDKAKQTPQRLAARTDLVHALEAGQGAHGRLRLGMPLQITAAQRALLLADASGDALDAVLCMLQAAWAGQQHAAGLPRYGLPSHVDPLEGWIATV; this comes from the coding sequence ATGGCTTCTACCGAGCTCCTGGGCTGCGATTTTTCCAGCAGCCCCACCGCCCGCAAAAACATCGTGCTGGCCTGGGGCCGGGTGGCCAAGGGGCGCGTGGTCTTGCAGCGCCTGGAGCGGCTGTCTTCGCTGGCGGCATTTGCCGCGGTGCTGGCCCAGCCCCGGTCCTGGGTGGGGGCGTTCGATCTGCCCTTTGGTTTGCCGCGCGAATTGGTGGTGAGCCTGGGCTGGCCGCTGGAGTGGGCCGCCTGCATCCGCCACTTTGCCAGCCTGGAACGGGCGCAGATCCGCAGCCTGTTTGCCGCGTTTTGCGATGCCCGTCCGGTGGGGGGCAAATTTGCGCACCGCGCCTGCGATTTTTTGGCGGGCTCCAGCCCATCCATGAAATGGGTGAATCCGCCAGTGGCCTACATGCTGCACGCGGGCGTGCCCCTGTTGCTGGACGCGGGGGTGGATTTCCCCGGCCTGCACGCCGGTGATCCGCAGCGGGTGGCCCTGGAAGCCTATCCCGGCCTGCTGGCGCGTGAGGTGCTGGATGGCTGGACTCCAGTGGCCCAGGGCACCGGGCGGCGTAGCTATAAAAGCGACGACAAGGCCAAGCAGACCCCGCAGCGGCTGGCGGCGCGGACCGACCTGGTCCACGCGCTGGAAGCGGGGCAGGGCGCTCACGGGCGGCTGCGCCTGGGCATGCCTTTGCAAATCACGGCGGCCCAACGTGCCCTGCTGCTGGCCGATGCCAGTGGAGACGCCCTGGATGCCGTGCTGTGCATGCTGCAAGCCGCGTGGGCCGGGCAGCAGCACGCCGCAGGTCTGCCGCGCTACGGGCTGCCCAGCCATGTCGATCCGCTGGAGGGCTGGATCGCTACCGTGTAA
- the puuE gene encoding allantoinase PuuE, with protein MTETSAPYPRDLVGYGRNVPHAQWPNQAKIAVQFVLNYEEGGENNVLHGDAASETFLSELITAQPFPDRHMTIESMYEYGSRAGSWRILREFEKRGLPLTIFGVSMALERHPELTQAFVDLGHEIACHGWRWIHYQNLPEATEREHMALGAEIIRKMTNGLWPQGWYTGRDSPNTRRLLADQGGFSYDSDYYGDDLPFWLPTTKTDGTVEPRLVIPYSLDTNDMRCVQVQGFNTGDHFLQYLKDSFDVLYAEGEDAPKMMSIGMHCRVLGRPGRFGALQKFLDYVQSHERVWICRRIDIAEHWQKVHPYRPAATL; from the coding sequence ATGACAGAGACATCCGCACCCTACCCCCGTGATCTGGTCGGCTACGGCCGCAACGTCCCCCACGCACAGTGGCCCAACCAGGCCAAAATTGCGGTGCAGTTCGTACTCAACTACGAAGAAGGCGGCGAAAACAATGTGCTGCATGGCGACGCGGCCTCGGAAACCTTTTTGTCCGAGCTGATCACCGCGCAGCCCTTCCCCGACCGGCACATGACCATCGAGTCGATGTACGAATACGGCTCGCGGGCGGGTTCCTGGCGCATCCTGCGCGAGTTTGAAAAGCGCGGCCTGCCGCTGACCATCTTCGGCGTCTCCATGGCCTTGGAGCGGCATCCTGAGCTGACCCAGGCCTTCGTCGACCTGGGCCATGAAATCGCCTGCCACGGCTGGCGCTGGATCCACTACCAAAACCTGCCCGAAGCCACCGAGCGCGAGCACATGGCGCTGGGTGCCGAAATCATCCGCAAAATGACCAACGGCCTGTGGCCCCAGGGCTGGTACACCGGCCGCGACAGCCCCAACACCCGCCGCCTGCTGGCCGACCAGGGCGGCTTCAGCTACGACAGCGACTACTACGGCGACGATCTGCCGTTCTGGCTGCCCACCACCAAAACCGACGGCACGGTCGAGCCGCGCCTGGTCATCCCGTACTCGCTGGACACCAACGACATGCGCTGCGTGCAGGTGCAGGGCTTCAACACCGGCGACCATTTTCTGCAGTACCTCAAAGACAGCTTTGACGTGCTCTACGCCGAGGGCGAAGACGCTCCCAAGATGATGAGCATCGGCATGCACTGCCGGGTGCTGGGCCGACCAGGCCGGTTCGGTGCGCTGCAAAAATTTCTGGACTACGTGCAAAGCCATGAACGGGTGTGGATTTGCCGCCGCATCGACATCGCCGAACACTGGCAAAAAGTCCACCCCTACCGCCCTGCAGCCACCCTGTAA
- a CDS encoding urate hydroxylase PuuD, protein MESYYLDWANLLLRWVHVITAIAWIGSSFYFVFLDSSLTPPVDGDLKKQGVSGELWAVHGGGFYHPVKFAGAPPQLPKHLHWFYWESYSTWLTGFSLFTVTYLWNASTYLVDKSLMNWSSGAAVSVALAFLVVFWMAYDGICQIFGKRKGGDAIVGALVAVLVCAASWLACHWFAGRAAFLLVGAMMATTMSANVFFWIIPGQRTVVADIKAGRPIDPIHGQRGKQRSVHNTYFTLPVLFAMLSNHYSFTYTHPQNWLVLVLMMLAGAAIRQFFVLRHGYLLGRNRHPVGYALLGLVVIVGVIVWMKPLPATTSVATHADGISAKPVISYEKVQAVIAQRCYQCHGAQVQMKNVRLDSPADLKLHAPMVYQQAVVTKIMPMNNATGITEAERALIGQWFEGGAPVQ, encoded by the coding sequence ATGGAAAGCTATTACCTCGACTGGGCCAACCTGCTGCTGCGCTGGGTCCACGTCATCACCGCCATCGCCTGGATTGGCTCGTCGTTCTACTTCGTCTTTTTGGACAGCAGCCTGACACCACCGGTCGATGGCGATCTCAAGAAGCAGGGCGTGAGCGGCGAGCTGTGGGCCGTGCACGGCGGCGGCTTCTACCACCCGGTCAAGTTCGCCGGTGCGCCGCCGCAACTGCCCAAGCACCTGCACTGGTTTTACTGGGAAAGCTATTCCACCTGGCTGACCGGCTTCTCGCTGTTCACCGTCACCTACCTGTGGAATGCCAGCACCTATCTGGTCGACAAGTCGCTGATGAACTGGTCCAGCGGCGCGGCGGTAAGCGTGGCGCTGGCGTTTTTGGTGGTGTTCTGGATGGCCTACGACGGCATTTGCCAGATCTTTGGCAAGCGCAAGGGTGGTGATGCCATCGTGGGCGCGTTGGTGGCCGTGCTGGTGTGTGCGGCCTCGTGGCTGGCCTGCCACTGGTTTGCCGGGCGTGCGGCCTTTTTGCTGGTGGGCGCGATGATGGCCACCACCATGAGCGCCAACGTGTTCTTCTGGATCATCCCCGGCCAGCGTACCGTGGTGGCCGACATCAAGGCGGGCCGCCCCATCGACCCCATCCACGGCCAGCGCGGCAAGCAGCGCAGCGTGCACAACACCTACTTCACTCTGCCAGTGCTGTTTGCCATGCTCAGCAACCACTACAGCTTTACCTACACGCATCCGCAGAACTGGCTGGTGCTGGTGCTGATGATGCTGGCAGGCGCGGCCATACGGCAGTTTTTTGTGCTGCGCCACGGCTATCTGCTGGGCCGCAACCGGCATCCCGTGGGCTACGCGCTGCTGGGCCTGGTGGTGATCGTGGGCGTGATCGTCTGGATGAAACCGCTGCCTGCTACAACTTCAGTAGCTACTCACGCTGATGGAATAAGCGCCAAGCCGGTTATTTCTTATGAAAAAGTGCAGGCGGTGATTGCCCAGCGCTGCTACCAATGCCACGGCGCGCAAGTGCAGATGAAGAACGTGCGGCTGGATTCACCCGCCGATCTGAAGCTGCATGCGCCCATGGTTTACCAGCAGGCGGTGGTCACCAAAATCATGCCCATGAACAACGCCACCGGCATTACCGAGGCCGAGCGGGCATTGATCGGCCAGTGGTTCGAGGGCGGCGCGCCGGTGCAATAG
- a CDS encoding BLUF domain-containing protein, whose translation MLVRLLYASRALDTSPGAIEAILAQSRQYNPACGITGILCYGGGIFLQAIEGGRMPVNELYGHIQRDTRHKDVALLHFEEISERRFGGWTMGQVNILKLNQSILLKYAEKPELDPYAVSGKVSLALLEELMATASIVGRV comes from the coding sequence ATGCTTGTACGTTTGCTCTACGCCAGCCGCGCCCTGGACACCAGTCCCGGCGCCATCGAAGCCATCCTGGCCCAGTCGCGCCAGTACAACCCGGCCTGCGGCATCACCGGCATCCTGTGCTACGGCGGCGGCATCTTTTTGCAAGCCATTGAGGGCGGGCGCATGCCGGTCAATGAGCTGTACGGCCACATCCAGCGCGACACGCGGCACAAAGACGTGGCCTTGCTGCACTTTGAAGAAATCTCCGAGCGCCGCTTTGGCGGCTGGACCATGGGCCAGGTCAACATCCTCAAGCTCAACCAGTCCATTTTGCTGAAATACGCCGAAAAACCCGAACTGGACCCGTATGCGGTGTCAGGCAAGGTATCGCTGGCGCTGCTGGAAGAGTTGATGGCCACGGCCTCCATCGTCGGGCGCGTCTAG
- the xdhC gene encoding xanthine dehydrogenase accessory protein XdhC, which translates to MHTGNVKNTDVLLQHLHTAPAVLVTVQSTQGSVPRGPGTWMAVLADTLVGTIGGGQLEFQAMAEARARLQGAQGAEVMRYPLGPSLGQCCGGVVHLRFERVGVADADRLRAELAVVHPPVALFGGGHVGHALVQVLARLPFDLAWIDSRDGIFPADLPDSVRCEYSDPVQRAVQDLAPGSRVLIMSFSHAEDLDIVAACLLRQRSRGDLPFIGLIGSQTKWASFRHRLAARGFVDAELAQVTCPIGVPGIPGKEPEVIAVAVAAQLLLTP; encoded by the coding sequence ATGCATACTGGGAATGTGAAAAATACAGACGTTTTGCTCCAGCACTTGCACACGGCGCCTGCCGTGCTGGTCACCGTGCAGTCTACCCAAGGCTCGGTGCCGCGCGGGCCGGGCACCTGGATGGCGGTGCTGGCCGACACCTTGGTGGGCACGATTGGCGGCGGACAGCTTGAATTCCAGGCAATGGCCGAGGCGCGTGCCCGACTGCAAGGTGCCCAGGGTGCCGAGGTCATGCGCTACCCGCTGGGCCCCAGTTTGGGGCAGTGCTGCGGGGGGGTGGTGCATCTGCGCTTCGAGCGGGTCGGTGTGGCCGACGCCGACCGCCTGCGCGCCGAGCTGGCCGTGGTACACCCGCCCGTCGCCTTGTTTGGCGGCGGCCATGTCGGCCATGCGCTGGTGCAGGTGTTGGCGCGCCTGCCGTTTGACCTGGCCTGGATCGACAGCCGTGACGGCATTTTCCCTGCCGATCTGCCGGACTCGGTACGTTGCGAATATTCCGACCCGGTGCAGCGCGCGGTCCAAGACCTCGCGCCGGGCAGCCGGGTGCTGATCATGAGCTTCAGCCACGCCGAAGACCTGGACATCGTGGCCGCCTGTCTGCTGCGCCAGCGCAGCCGGGGCGATCTGCCCTTTATCGGCCTGATCGGCAGCCAGACCAAATGGGCCAGCTTTCGCCACCGGCTGGCCGCACGGGGCTTTGTGGATGCCGAGCTGGCGCAGGTCACTTGCCCCATCGGCGTGCCCGGCATTCCCGGCAAAGAGCCCGAGGTGATTGCGGTTGCGGTGGCGGCACAGTTGTTGCTGACTCCCTAG